The following DNA comes from Deinococcota bacterium.
TGCGTGAAGCGCATGACTTCCACGGGTGCTCGCGGGTCCCGCACGTCGATGATGGATTCACTGCCCGCGTCCGGTCCGCCTTCGACCGGAGCGTTCTCGACGTAGAGGTAATCGCCGCGAGGGGACATCGTCGCCATGTAGGGCTCTAACGGTGCGGCGCCAAAGCGCTCCAAGGGCAAGGTCGCCACGCGCTCAAAGCTCTCAATCTCGATGACTGTTACCGTATCGCCACCCCGGTCCGGCGCGTAAGCATAACGGCCGTCGGCGTCGATGGTCAGGTCGCAGGGCTCCGCGCCTTCGTAGGTGGCGAACTCGGCGACCACCTCACCAAAATCCGCAGCTTCAGGGTCGGCGGCGAGCTTGAGATAGCGGTCTTCAAAGCGCGCTGCCACGATGAGGTAGCGGCCATCGGGTGTCAGTTCGGTGTAGTTCTGTGTGGAGCCGGTACCGACCTCCACCTCAAGTTCACCCGTCGAGAGGCGAAAGCCGAGAACGGCATTGTTGGGACCGGCTGGCAACCCCGACCAGATCACATCACGGCCAAAGTGCCAGCGGTTGGCGGGAAAGCTAAAGGCACCGGCTAGAGGCAGAGTCTGGAGGACCCCGAGCGTCCGAGGGTCAATCAGACTGACGGTCGCATCGATCCCCTCATCCGGATTGCCGGCGTTCGACACGACGATGAGCTCGCGCGCCTCGCCTTGGGCAAAGCCGATTTGCAACTGCCCGAGAGCAGCAGCACTAAAGCCGAGAGCAGACCACTTGAGGAAATCACGACGGTTCAGATCTCTTATTTGCTTCACTTGCCGGCCTCCTTTTCATGCTTCTCGTAAGCTCCCGAATCCTCCAAGGGCGTAGCGACGGGAGTGTCATGACGGTTTCCCCACTCCTCCCAGGAGCCCAGGTAGAGCCGGGGGCGAGCGATACCCAAATGCATAAGCACCGCGAAGGTATGGGCCGCTCGTACGCCGCTCTGGCAGTAGAGGGCGACCTCGGGAGCGTCACGGAGAATCTCGAGCTTCGTGCGTAACGCCGGCTCAGACTTGAGCGTAAGAGCCTCCGGTTCGATGAGATCATCCCAAGGCAGCAAGGCAGCACCAGGGATGTGCCCTGCGCGCGCGGCAAAGACATCCTGACCCCGATACTCGCCGAGGGAGCGGGT
Coding sequences within:
- a CDS encoding beta-propeller fold lactonase family protein; its protein translation is MKQIRDLNRRDFLKWSALGFSAAALGQLQIGFAQGEARELIVVSNAGNPDEGIDATVSLIDPRTLGVLQTLPLAGAFSFPANRWHFGRDVIWSGLPAGPNNAVLGFRLSTGELEVEVGTGSTQNYTELTPDGRYLIVAARFEDRYLKLAADPEAADFGEVVAEFATYEGAEPCDLTIDADGRYAYAPDRGGDTVTVIEIESFERVATLPLERFGAAPLEPYMATMSPRGDYLYVENAPVEGGPDAGSESIIDVRDPRAPVEVMRFT